One Pseudobacteriovorax antillogorgiicola genomic region harbors:
- a CDS encoding DUF1365 domain-containing protein, producing MVEHHGLLIGEVSHTRMIESNQFKYRVFYLCLDLDKLEELERSIPIISSKRPNIYRLHPADYINFDRNSIKENVMAWLSEFGFKQRVERIQLITLPRTFGYNFNPICFFIIYSHGVRYALIEVNNTFGEAKMFWAGALDDQGRATTKLPKDFYVSPFIPLDTQFHFKLRFNPQGFQAHVWSKDQEKTYLHAGLSTVSKPLTTGSLLATIFRYPLITIKVILGIHYEAGKLFIRRLPYLKKANDIHKQRGYYDRKHHSKFVS from the coding sequence TTGGTAGAGCATCACGGTCTCCTGATCGGTGAGGTCTCACACACGAGGATGATCGAGTCAAATCAATTCAAGTATCGTGTGTTCTATCTATGCCTTGACCTCGACAAACTTGAGGAGTTAGAACGATCGATTCCTATTATTTCATCCAAAAGACCAAATATTTATCGGCTTCACCCCGCGGACTATATCAACTTCGATCGAAATTCCATCAAAGAAAATGTTATGGCATGGCTTTCAGAGTTTGGATTTAAGCAAAGAGTCGAGCGCATTCAGCTCATCACCTTACCGCGAACCTTTGGCTACAACTTTAATCCAATCTGCTTTTTTATCATCTATAGTCATGGCGTACGATATGCGCTCATAGAAGTCAATAACACATTTGGCGAAGCTAAAATGTTCTGGGCTGGCGCCCTGGATGATCAGGGTCGAGCTACAACCAAGTTACCGAAAGACTTTTATGTTTCTCCGTTCATCCCATTGGATACCCAGTTTCATTTCAAGCTTCGCTTTAACCCACAAGGGTTTCAGGCCCATGTTTGGTCGAAGGATCAAGAAAAGACCTACCTGCATGCAGGACTGAGTACAGTCAGCAAGCCTTTGACAACAGGATCCCTGTTGGCAACCATATTCCGCTATCCTTTGATTACGATCAAAGTTATCCTTGGAATTCATTACGAAGCAGGAAAACTCTTTATCCGTCGCCTACCCTATCTAAAAAAGGCGAACGATATTCATAAGCAAAGGGGGTACTATGATCGCAAGCACCATTCCAAGTTCGTTTCGTAA
- a CDS encoding NAD(P)/FAD-dependent oxidoreductase: MESLAIIGSGIAGMGAAHFLQHDYDITIFEKESYVGGHTNTLFVSEEGEEVAIDSGFMVFNHVTYPNLVRLFKELDVPTKKTCMSFSVKDSPGKLEYCGSGLNGLFRQRRNILRPRFIKMLLSINRFNQDAIDILNDPNYDDVTIEELVEERAYGDDFFDKYLVPMSGAVWSTPPDKMRGFPAKTLIRFFYNHGFLGLNTQHQWYTMEGGSESYKSRLIDPFKERIKLNQNIATVRRSNGKVKLGFKDGSHRIFDKVLFSCHGDQALKLIESPNQQQEQLLSPFKYQKNHVLLHTDRKVMPKIKGVWSSWNYRMEMNHRQEVIPSTIYWMNRLQGISKKTDYFISLNDTGIIDDHKVLREIYYEHPLFDQAAVRAQQELQQLNQDDEPFYFCGAYFRYGFHEDGFQSAINVSEKLLGRPAW, encoded by the coding sequence ATGGAATCTCTCGCAATTATTGGCTCGGGCATTGCCGGAATGGGTGCTGCTCATTTTTTGCAACATGACTATGACATTACCATTTTTGAGAAGGAATCGTATGTCGGTGGTCACACGAATACCCTATTCGTTTCAGAAGAAGGTGAAGAAGTCGCAATTGATTCAGGGTTTATGGTATTCAATCATGTCACCTATCCTAACCTGGTGCGCCTTTTTAAAGAACTCGACGTGCCCACAAAGAAAACCTGCATGAGCTTTAGCGTTAAGGATAGCCCAGGAAAGTTAGAGTACTGCGGATCAGGGCTTAATGGTCTTTTTAGACAGCGACGTAACATACTCAGGCCCCGCTTCATCAAGATGCTCCTCAGTATCAATCGCTTCAATCAGGACGCCATCGATATTCTCAATGATCCAAACTATGATGATGTCACAATTGAAGAACTAGTTGAGGAAAGAGCTTACGGAGACGACTTTTTTGATAAGTACCTGGTACCCATGAGCGGTGCAGTGTGGTCGACCCCACCGGATAAGATGAGAGGCTTTCCAGCAAAAACCTTGATTCGGTTCTTCTATAACCATGGCTTCCTTGGCCTCAATACCCAGCACCAATGGTACACCATGGAAGGTGGTAGTGAGTCCTATAAGTCGCGACTCATAGACCCATTCAAAGAACGTATCAAACTCAACCAGAACATCGCTACCGTCCGTCGGAGCAACGGCAAGGTGAAACTTGGTTTTAAAGATGGCAGCCACCGGATTTTTGATAAGGTGCTATTTTCTTGTCATGGCGATCAGGCCTTAAAACTTATTGAAAGTCCAAATCAACAGCAAGAACAATTACTATCGCCATTTAAGTATCAAAAAAACCACGTGTTGCTTCACACTGATCGTAAGGTTATGCCTAAAATCAAAGGTGTTTGGTCTAGCTGGAACTACAGGATGGAGATGAATCACAGGCAGGAAGTGATACCATCCACCATCTACTGGATGAACCGTCTGCAAGGAATTTCTAAAAAAACAGACTACTTCATATCCCTCAACGATACAGGTATCATTGATGACCATAAAGTTCTAAGAGAAATTTACTATGAACACCCTCTCTTTGATCAGGCTGCTGTCCGTGCCCAGCAAGAACTTCAACAATTAAATCAAGATGACGAGCCCTTCTATTTCTGCGGCGCTTACTTCCGCTATGGATTTCATGAGGACGGGTTTCAATCAGCGATCAATGTCTCAGAAAAGCTATTAGGGAGGCCTGCTTGGTAG
- a CDS encoding acyl-CoA desaturase: MSLKYVKPAGFSLLAIHGLALISLFWLQWELQWVLLCIGSYYIRMFGITAGFHRLFSHKSFKAKRWYQFLLGALGTAAIQRGPIWWAAIHRHHHRHSDKTLDIHSPKAHGFFQSHLGWVFDRSYKSVTQDHVKDLQKFPEIVWLDRHYLVPPAIYGAILLAIFGWQGFLWGFLISTVLLWHGTFLINSLCHIVGSRRFETRDDSRNSFLLALLTMGEGWHNNHHFYPGSARQGFYWWEVDFSYYLIKLSALLGWVTAIKEPIGLKNLKLSPR; the protein is encoded by the coding sequence TTGAGTTTAAAGTACGTTAAGCCCGCTGGATTTAGTCTGCTTGCCATTCATGGACTCGCTCTGATCTCACTTTTCTGGCTTCAGTGGGAACTCCAGTGGGTGCTTCTCTGCATCGGTTCCTATTACATCCGGATGTTTGGTATCACAGCTGGCTTCCATCGCTTATTTTCACATAAGTCTTTCAAAGCCAAGCGCTGGTATCAGTTCCTATTAGGTGCCTTAGGTACCGCTGCCATTCAACGGGGACCCATCTGGTGGGCTGCCATTCATCGCCATCATCATCGCCATTCCGATAAGACTCTCGACATTCACTCCCCAAAGGCTCATGGTTTCTTTCAATCACACCTTGGCTGGGTATTTGATCGCTCGTATAAATCCGTAACGCAGGATCACGTTAAGGATCTTCAAAAGTTTCCCGAGATCGTCTGGCTCGATCGCCACTATCTCGTGCCACCTGCAATCTACGGAGCCATTCTGCTAGCAATCTTTGGCTGGCAGGGCTTTCTTTGGGGCTTCCTTATCAGTACTGTCTTGCTCTGGCATGGTACTTTTCTTATCAATTCTCTTTGCCATATTGTTGGTTCCCGTAGATTCGAGACCCGCGACGATAGCCGGAACAGCTTTCTCCTCGCACTATTGACTATGGGCGAAGGCTGGCATAACAATCATCACTTCTATCCCGGTTCCGCCCGCCAAGGATTCTATTGGTGGGAGGTCGATTTCAGTTATTACTTGATCAAGCTGTCTGCATTGTTAGGATGGGTTACCGCCATCAAAGAACCAATAGGGTTAAAAAATTTAAAGCTGTCGCCGAGGTAA